The proteins below are encoded in one region of Micromonospora yangpuensis:
- a CDS encoding cation acetate symporter, with product MGNVYVVPAIVAVTLVTVGIGFYGLRLARTTSDFLVASRSVSPTWNAAAIGGEYLSAASFLGIAGLVLKYGVDVLWYPVGFAAGYLALLLFVAAPLRRSGAFTLPDFCELRLGSRRLRTLATVFVIFIGWLYLVPQLQGAGLTLATLTGSPYPVGALLVAVVVTANVALGGMRAITFVQAFQYWLKLTALAVPVIFLALQWQADARPAVTPPDGPTFRTATTVVVEHRATLTLPDGDTRQVRPGDELTFAAGDPVPEITGTATSAADWLLPSAAGDDDRGLFATYSLILATFLGTMGLPHVLVRFYTNPDGAAARRTTLVVLALVGVFYLLPTLYGVLGRIYTPQLLVSGETDAVVVLLPGAALGDGTTGRLLAALVAAGAFAAFLSTSSGLLTSVAGVIWTDVLGRGSVRDFRLATVIAGGIPAALALNVSGLDVSQVVGLAFAVAASSFCPLLVLGIWWRGLTDLGATAGVLAGGGAAITAALVTVLGPPLSGWPATLVAQPAAWTVPLAFSVMIAVSMLTRRHAPTDVATIMLRLHTPEALRL from the coding sequence GTGGGCAACGTCTACGTGGTACCGGCGATCGTGGCGGTCACCCTGGTCACCGTCGGGATCGGCTTCTACGGGCTGCGGCTGGCCCGGACCACCTCCGACTTCCTGGTCGCCTCCCGGTCGGTCAGCCCGACCTGGAACGCCGCCGCTATCGGCGGGGAGTACCTGTCGGCGGCCAGCTTCCTCGGCATCGCCGGGCTGGTCCTCAAGTACGGCGTGGACGTGCTCTGGTACCCGGTCGGTTTCGCCGCCGGCTACCTGGCGTTGCTGCTCTTCGTCGCCGCACCGCTGCGCCGCTCCGGCGCGTTCACCCTGCCGGACTTCTGCGAGCTGCGGTTGGGCTCGCGTCGGCTGCGTACCCTGGCCACCGTCTTCGTGATCTTCATCGGGTGGCTGTACCTGGTGCCGCAGCTGCAGGGGGCGGGGCTCACCCTGGCCACGCTCACCGGCTCGCCGTACCCGGTGGGGGCGCTGCTGGTGGCGGTGGTGGTCACCGCCAACGTGGCGCTCGGCGGGATGCGGGCGATCACCTTCGTCCAGGCGTTCCAGTACTGGCTGAAGCTGACCGCGCTGGCCGTACCCGTGATCTTCCTGGCGTTGCAGTGGCAGGCCGACGCCCGCCCCGCGGTGACCCCGCCCGACGGGCCGACGTTCCGGACCGCGACCACCGTCGTGGTCGAGCACCGCGCGACCCTCACCCTGCCCGACGGCGACACCCGGCAGGTACGCCCCGGCGACGAGCTGACCTTCGCCGCCGGTGACCCGGTACCCGAGATCACCGGCACCGCCACCAGCGCCGCCGACTGGCTGCTGCCCAGCGCCGCCGGGGACGACGACCGGGGACTCTTCGCCACCTACTCGCTGATCCTGGCCACGTTCCTGGGCACCATGGGCCTGCCGCACGTGCTCGTGCGGTTCTACACCAACCCGGACGGGGCCGCCGCCCGCCGGACCACCCTGGTGGTGCTGGCCCTGGTCGGCGTCTTCTACCTGCTACCCACCCTGTACGGGGTACTCGGCCGGATCTACACCCCGCAACTGCTGGTCAGCGGAGAGACCGACGCCGTGGTGGTGCTGCTGCCCGGGGCGGCCCTCGGCGACGGCACCACCGGCCGGCTGCTCGCCGCGCTGGTCGCCGCCGGGGCGTTCGCGGCCTTCCTCTCCACCTCGTCCGGCCTGCTCACCAGCGTCGCCGGGGTGATCTGGACCGACGTGCTGGGCCGCGGCTCGGTGCGCGACTTCCGGCTCGCCACGGTGATCGCCGGTGGGATCCCGGCCGCGCTGGCGCTGAACGTCTCCGGGCTGGACGTGTCGCAGGTGGTCGGGCTGGCCTTCGCGGTAGCCGCGTCCAGCTTCTGCCCGCTGCTGGTGCTCGGCATCTGGTGGCGCGGCCTGACCGACCTGGGCGCCACCGCCGGAGTGCTCGCCGGTGGCGGCGCGGCGATCACCGCCGCCCTGGTCACCGTGCTCGGCCCACCGCTGTCGGGCTGGCCGGCCACGCTCGTCGCCCAGCCCGCCGCCTGGACGGTGCCGCTGGCCTTCTCGGTGATGATCGCGGTGTCGATGCTCACCCGCCGCCATGCCCCCACCGACGTCGCCACCATCATGCTCCGCCTCCACACCCCCGAAGCCCTCCGCCTGTAA
- a CDS encoding ABC transporter ATP-binding protein — protein sequence MTEEHRALALRGLVKRFDSKVAVAGVDLDVPTGSFYGLLGPNGAGKTTTLSMAVGLLRPDGGQAQVLGYDVWTDPVRAKQLLGVMPDGVRLFDRLDGAELLAYHGLLRGMDPAVVDRRAAELLDVLALGDAGRTLVVDYSAGMKKKIGLACALLHGPRLLVLDEPFEAVDPVSAALIRDILHRYVTGGGTVVFSSHVMEVVERLCSHVAILADGVIKRVGTIDEVRAGRALEDVFVEVVGGRTATGEELAWLSR from the coding sequence ATGACTGAGGAGCACCGGGCGCTCGCGCTGCGCGGGCTGGTCAAGCGGTTCGACAGCAAGGTGGCGGTCGCCGGCGTCGACCTGGACGTGCCGACCGGGTCGTTCTACGGCCTGCTCGGCCCGAACGGCGCGGGCAAGACCACCACCCTGTCGATGGCCGTCGGCCTGCTGCGCCCCGACGGTGGCCAGGCCCAGGTGCTCGGGTACGACGTCTGGACCGACCCGGTACGCGCCAAGCAACTACTCGGCGTGATGCCCGACGGGGTACGCCTCTTCGACCGGCTCGACGGGGCGGAGCTGCTGGCGTACCACGGCTTGTTGCGCGGCATGGACCCGGCGGTGGTGGACCGGCGCGCGGCCGAGCTGCTGGACGTCCTCGCGCTCGGCGACGCCGGCCGGACGCTGGTGGTCGACTACTCGGCCGGCATGAAGAAGAAGATCGGCCTGGCCTGCGCGCTGCTGCACGGCCCCCGGCTGCTGGTACTGGACGAGCCGTTCGAGGCGGTCGACCCGGTCTCCGCCGCGCTGATCCGCGACATCCTGCACCGGTACGTCACCGGTGGCGGGACGGTGGTCTTCTCCAGCCACGTCATGGAGGTCGTCGAGCGGCTCTGCTCGCACGTGGCGATCCTCGCCGACGGGGTGATCAAGCGGGTCGGCACCATCGACGAGGTACGCGCCGGCCGGGCGCTGGAGGACGTCTTCGTCGAGGTGGTCGGTGGTCGGACCGCGACGGGTGAGGAGTTGGCGTGGCTGTCCCGGTGA
- a CDS encoding ABC transporter permease, translating to MAVPVTTPPVVAPTEHLRPVRARHFVRLKLRVTRNNLRGQSWRVALFVLGVFFGLWFAVGGFFLFAAPGLADGGRYAILAGALGGGLVTLGWLVLPLVFFGVDETLDPARFALLPLSRRTLVTGLCAAALVSVPMVAALVAFAGLVLTAGLLGGWAAAVVCVLGVLSGLLLCVAGSRALTSAFATMLRSRRVRDLAAVLLAVLAAMLAPIQLALTAALRDADWDRLLGIARVVGWTPLGAPWSAGIEVAEGRAWAAALKLLITGVSVAALLLWWSRSLESAMTGTASAGAAPARRGPAGTAVARLFPRPLGWLGRTRFGALVARECRYWWRDARRRANLITLVMVGIFVPVMINVGGAGFVFDSEQGFSSAGPTSPLTASVSMVFVGVLAAVTLANQFGFDGSAYAANVVAGVPGRVELQARMVAFSAYVVPLLGALSAVMVLVLGEPAWIGLTLGVLFATYGGGLAVNSFLSVLGAYSLPETSNPFAMNTGAGIARSMLTLVSMIVSAVVAIPMLVAAVLLGDAWYWFALPVGVAYGVGAAWLGAYLAGDVLDRRMPELLATVTPRR from the coding sequence GTGGCTGTCCCGGTGACCACCCCGCCGGTCGTCGCGCCCACCGAACACCTCCGGCCGGTCCGGGCCCGACACTTCGTCCGGCTGAAGCTGCGGGTGACCAGGAACAATCTCCGAGGCCAGAGCTGGCGCGTGGCGCTGTTCGTACTCGGGGTGTTCTTCGGTCTCTGGTTCGCGGTGGGTGGCTTCTTCCTGTTCGCCGCGCCCGGCCTGGCCGACGGCGGCCGGTACGCGATCCTGGCCGGTGCGCTCGGCGGCGGCCTGGTGACCCTGGGCTGGCTGGTCCTGCCGCTGGTCTTCTTCGGGGTGGACGAGACGCTCGACCCGGCCCGGTTCGCGCTGCTGCCGCTGAGCCGGCGGACCCTGGTCACCGGGCTCTGCGCCGCCGCCCTGGTCAGCGTGCCGATGGTGGCGGCGCTTGTCGCGTTCGCCGGGCTGGTGCTCACCGCCGGCCTGCTCGGCGGCTGGGCGGCGGCCGTGGTCTGCGTACTCGGGGTGCTCTCCGGGTTGTTGCTCTGCGTCGCCGGCAGTCGGGCGTTGACCAGCGCGTTCGCCACCATGCTCCGGTCCCGTCGGGTCCGTGACCTGGCGGCCGTCCTGCTCGCGGTGCTGGCGGCCATGCTCGCCCCGATCCAGCTCGCGCTCACCGCCGCGCTACGCGACGCGGACTGGGACCGGCTGCTGGGGATCGCCCGGGTGGTCGGCTGGACCCCGCTCGGCGCACCGTGGAGCGCCGGCATCGAGGTGGCCGAGGGACGGGCCTGGGCCGCCGCGCTGAAGTTGCTGATCACCGGGGTGAGCGTCGCGGCACTGTTGCTCTGGTGGTCCCGGTCGTTGGAGTCGGCGATGACCGGTACGGCCAGCGCCGGTGCCGCCCCGGCCCGCCGTGGCCCGGCCGGCACCGCCGTGGCCCGGCTGTTTCCCCGGCCGCTGGGCTGGCTCGGGCGGACCCGGTTCGGTGCGCTGGTGGCCCGCGAGTGCCGGTACTGGTGGCGGGACGCCCGCCGCCGGGCCAACCTGATCACCCTCGTGATGGTCGGGATCTTCGTGCCGGTGATGATCAACGTTGGCGGCGCCGGTTTCGTCTTCGACAGCGAGCAGGGGTTCAGCTCCGCCGGTCCGACCTCACCGCTGACGGCAAGCGTGTCGATGGTCTTCGTCGGGGTGCTGGCCGCGGTGACGCTCGCCAACCAGTTCGGTTTCGACGGCAGCGCGTACGCGGCGAACGTGGTCGCCGGGGTGCCCGGCCGGGTCGAGTTGCAGGCCCGGATGGTGGCCTTCTCGGCCTACGTGGTGCCGCTGCTGGGGGCGCTCTCGGCCGTCATGGTGCTGGTGCTGGGTGAGCCGGCCTGGATCGGCCTGACGTTGGGCGTCCTCTTCGCCACCTACGGCGGCGGGCTGGCGGTCAACTCCTTCCTGTCGGTGCTGGGCGCGTACTCGCTGCCGGAAACGAGCAACCCGTTCGCGATGAACACCGGCGCGGGGATCGCCCGCAGCATGCTCACCCTGGTGTCGATGATCGTCTCGGCGGTCGTGGCGATCCCGATGCTGGTCGCCGCCGTCCTGCTCGGCGACGCCTGGTACTGGTTCGCGCTACCGGTCGGCGTGGCGTACGGGGTGGGCGCGGCGTGGCTCGGCGCGTACCTGGCCGGAGACGTTCTGGACCGCCGGATGCCGGAGCTGCTCGCGACGGTGACCCCACGCCGCTGA
- a CDS encoding SRPBCC family protein, producing MPVVESVITVPVAPELAFAVSQTVAPVRYRWDPFVREQHFVDGATRPGKGVRTFTRSRHGLTMVSEYVSFAPPTNVGMKMIRGPWFFEMFAGGWRFAPGPEPDTTLATWRYSFRCRPAFLRPIADRVGVWLLGRDIRRRITGYAAGCADEQVLAAARESLSGPAQQPESHG from the coding sequence ATGCCTGTCGTCGAGTCGGTGATCACCGTTCCCGTGGCCCCCGAGCTGGCCTTCGCCGTGTCGCAGACGGTCGCGCCGGTGCGGTACCGCTGGGATCCCTTCGTCCGGGAACAGCACTTCGTCGACGGTGCCACCCGCCCCGGCAAGGGGGTGCGTACCTTCACCCGCTCCCGGCACGGGCTGACCATGGTCAGCGAGTACGTCTCCTTCGCCCCGCCGACCAACGTCGGGATGAAGATGATCCGGGGGCCGTGGTTCTTCGAGATGTTCGCCGGTGGCTGGCGGTTCGCCCCCGGCCCCGAACCGGACACCACGCTCGCCACCTGGCGGTACAGCTTCCGCTGCCGGCCGGCGTTCCTGCGCCCGATCGCCGACCGGGTCGGGGTCTGGCTGCTCGGCCGGGACATCCGCCGGAGAATCACCGGGTACGCCGCCGGCTGCGCCGACGAGCAGGTGCTCGCCGCCGCCCGGGAATCCCTCTCCGGGCCCGCTCAACAGCCGGAGAGTCACGGTTAG
- a CDS encoding DUF485 domain-containing protein: MSTDTPASAPHGPERYLAVQRSDEFAGLRRALRGFVFPMTVAFFLWYALYVILSAYARGFMGTKLFGTNINVALIFGLLQFVSTFLIAWFYSRYADRKIDPIADKIRGELTGGES, from the coding sequence ATGTCCACGGACACACCCGCTTCGGCCCCCCACGGGCCCGAGCGGTACCTCGCCGTACAACGGTCGGACGAGTTCGCCGGGTTGCGTCGCGCGCTGCGCGGCTTCGTCTTCCCGATGACCGTCGCGTTCTTCCTGTGGTACGCGCTCTACGTCATTCTCTCCGCGTACGCCCGGGGCTTCATGGGCACGAAACTGTTCGGCACCAACATCAACGTGGCGCTGATCTTCGGCCTGCTCCAGTTCGTCTCGACGTTCCTGATCGCCTGGTTCTACTCGCGGTACGCCGACCGGAAGATCGACCCGATCGCCGACAAGATCCGCGGCGAGCTCACCGGAGGTGAGTCGTGA